A single Mangrovimonas sp. YM274 DNA region contains:
- a CDS encoding co-chaperone YbbN: protein MSKFGELIDVDIPVLLDFFTEWSEPSIAMHPVLRDVAAALGDKAKVIKIDVDKNKELADALRVKGLPTLIIYKNGEMKWRHSGEQDANTLIGIIQEFI, encoded by the coding sequence ATGTCAAAATTTGGGGAATTAATAGATGTTGATATCCCGGTTCTATTGGATTTTTTCACAGAATGGAGTGAACCATCTATAGCCATGCATCCTGTACTTAGGGATGTGGCTGCGGCCCTTGGAGATAAAGCCAAGGTCATCAAAATTGATGTTGACAAAAATAAGGAGCTTGCCGATGCCCTTAGAGTAAAAGGTCTCCCTACTTTAATCATCTATAAAAACGGTGAGATGAAGTGGCGCCACAGTGGGGAGCAGGATGCCAATACACTTATCGGTATTATTCAAGAATTTATTTAA
- a CDS encoding metallophosphoesterase: protein MVRWIIFGIVYALLTAYGFQAIKTIFKYNWVQYVFIAIALLVLGNFIFQFVAGPEGRVLTQSKSYAFGFLLVFMSFNIVVVPILLGEDILRLIFGVYDKYASGKESLYIPSRRKFVSQLALGLATIPFSSLLYGMYKGKYDYRVLKYTLHFEDLPEAFDGYRITQISDVHSGSFDDRNKVAYGIDLIKKQESDMILFTGDMVNNKAEEMHDWKDLFGQLEAKDGVYSVLGNHDYGDYVEWNSEADKHANLEELKQIQKDMGFDLLLNESRFIEKNGQRLALVGVENWGRGPFKKAGDLKKAVEAVEENDFKILMSHDPSHWEDVVVHDDYHYHLTLSGHTHGMQFGIEIPGWVKWSPAKWRYKYWAGIYEQMGQYINVNRGFGYLGFPGRTGIWPEVTVIELKKGTVS, encoded by the coding sequence ATGGTTCGTTGGATTATTTTCGGGATTGTTTATGCGCTGTTGACTGCTTATGGGTTTCAGGCCATTAAAACAATTTTTAAATATAACTGGGTGCAATATGTCTTCATTGCCATCGCCCTCCTCGTTTTAGGAAACTTTATCTTCCAATTTGTTGCTGGGCCTGAAGGGCGTGTATTGACGCAGTCCAAAAGTTATGCCTTTGGGTTTTTGTTGGTGTTCATGTCTTTTAACATTGTAGTGGTTCCTATTCTTTTGGGTGAAGATATTTTGAGGCTGATTTTTGGAGTATATGATAAATACGCCTCAGGAAAAGAGTCGCTTTATATTCCTTCTAGGCGAAAGTTTGTAAGTCAGTTGGCGCTTGGTTTGGCAACCATTCCTTTTTCATCCTTATTGTACGGTATGTATAAAGGGAAGTATGATTATAGAGTGTTGAAATATACGCTGCATTTTGAAGATCTTCCCGAAGCTTTTGACGGCTATAGGATAACTCAGATTAGCGATGTGCACAGTGGAAGTTTTGATGACAGAAACAAGGTGGCCTATGGTATTGACCTTATCAAAAAGCAGGAGAGCGACATGATTTTGTTCACCGGTGATATGGTGAACAACAAGGCCGAAGAAATGCATGATTGGAAGGACCTGTTTGGACAACTGGAAGCCAAGGACGGTGTGTATTCGGTATTGGGAAATCATGATTACGGGGATTACGTTGAATGGAATTCCGAAGCAGACAAACATGCCAATTTGGAAGAATTAAAGCAAATCCAAAAGGATATGGGCTTTGATTTGTTGTTGAACGAAAGCCGTTTTATAGAAAAAAATGGGCAGCGTTTGGCACTTGTTGGAGTTGAAAATTGGGGGAGAGGGCCGTTTAAAAAGGCTGGTGATCTTAAAAAAGCAGTGGAAGCTGTTGAAGAAAATGACTTTAAAATATTGATGAGTCATGATCCATCCCATTGGGAGGATGTGGTGGTTCATGATGACTATCATTACCATTTAACCTTGAGTGGTCATACCCATGGCATGCAATTTGGGATAGAAATTCCGGGCTGGGTGAAGTGGAGTCCTGCCAAATGGCGATATAAATATTGGGCAGGTATTTATGAACAAATGGGTCAATACATAAATGTAAACCGAGGATTTGGTTATTTAGGATTTCCTGGGCGTACTGGCATTTGGCCAGAAGTGACCGTTATTGAGCTGAAGAAGGGAACGGTTTCTTAA
- a CDS encoding universal stress protein, with protein sequence MKKILVPTDFSPEAENALKVAAQLARRRDAEIYLLHMLELPLQQVDVMNTPSELPEAMFFMKLAHQKFEELMSKDFLKGLTVYETIRTDGTFSNLVEKGHEFNADLIIMGSHGTSGIKEMFIGSNAEKVVRTSDIPVLVIKNNHDNFQVDNFVFASDFKNDNKETYKQAITIANEFNAKMHLLMVNTANNFLPTSEARQRILDFINDYEFDNYTLNIYNDTSVETGILNFSKEINADLIGISTHGRQGIAHFFNGSISEDLVNHAKRPVITFKI encoded by the coding sequence ATGAAAAAAATACTTGTCCCAACCGACTTTTCTCCAGAAGCTGAAAATGCTCTGAAAGTCGCAGCCCAATTGGCCCGAAGACGTGATGCCGAAATCTATTTACTCCACATGCTCGAACTTCCGTTACAGCAGGTAGACGTCATGAATACCCCCAGCGAACTCCCTGAAGCCATGTTTTTCATGAAACTTGCCCACCAGAAATTTGAGGAATTAATGTCAAAAGATTTCTTAAAAGGGCTAACGGTTTATGAAACCATCCGAACCGATGGAACATTTAGTAATTTGGTAGAAAAAGGCCATGAATTCAATGCGGATTTAATCATAATGGGATCACATGGTACCTCAGGCATCAAAGAGATGTTTATCGGCTCTAATGCAGAAAAAGTAGTCCGTACATCAGACATTCCTGTTTTAGTGATTAAAAACAACCATGACAATTTCCAAGTAGATAATTTTGTATTCGCATCAGATTTCAAGAATGACAACAAGGAAACCTATAAGCAAGCAATAACCATAGCGAACGAATTCAATGCAAAAATGCATCTATTAATGGTGAACACAGCAAACAATTTCCTACCAACTTCCGAAGCTAGACAGCGTATCTTGGATTTCATCAATGATTATGAGTTTGACAATTATACTTTGAACATCTATAACGATACCAGTGTTGAAACAGGTATCCTGAATTTTTCGAAGGAAATCAATGCCGATTTAATAGGAATCAGCACACATGGCCGACAAGGTATTGCACACTTCTTCAACGGCTCAATTAGTGAAGATCTAGTAAACCACGCCAAACGTCCAGTTATAACTTTTAAAATATAG
- a CDS encoding polysaccharide deacetylase family protein — protein MKVAPIKTPEVLKRMFPNYVWDMPSGEKNLYLTFDDGPTPEITEWTLNVLKEFEAKATFFCIGDNIKKYPEIFHKVLEEGHRIGNHTFNHLKGWKTETEYYLENTLKAQQIIDIESDQLGHSKTSLLAPKLFRPPYGKIKPSQTEVLLEHGYKIIMWDVISYDWDKDISKEQCLEYVISKAKDGSIVVFHDSVKANRNMSYVLPKVLEHFKQLGYTFKSL, from the coding sequence ATGAAAGTAGCACCTATAAAAACACCGGAAGTATTGAAGCGAATGTTCCCAAACTATGTTTGGGACATGCCTTCCGGGGAAAAAAACCTCTATCTCACCTTCGACGATGGCCCTACTCCGGAGATTACAGAGTGGACTTTGAACGTTCTCAAAGAGTTTGAAGCTAAAGCCACATTTTTCTGCATTGGGGACAACATCAAAAAATACCCTGAGATATTCCACAAAGTTTTAGAGGAAGGACATCGCATCGGCAACCACACCTTCAACCATCTTAAAGGATGGAAAACGGAAACCGAATACTATCTGGAAAACACATTAAAGGCCCAACAGATCATAGATATCGAAAGTGACCAACTTGGCCACAGCAAAACTTCTCTTTTAGCACCAAAATTATTCAGACCCCCCTACGGCAAAATAAAACCTTCGCAAACCGAGGTTTTGTTAGAGCATGGTTATAAAATTATCATGTGGGATGTGATTTCTTATGATTGGGACAAAGACATTTCCAAAGAACAATGTTTGGAATATGTAATTTCAAAAGCAAAAGATGGCAGCATTGTGGTGTTTCACGATAGCGTAAAGGCAAACAGAAATATGAGTTATGTGCTTCCAAAAGTTCTGGAGCACTTCAAACAACTGGGATACACTTTTAAATCCCTATAA
- the polA gene encoding DNA polymerase I yields the protein MSAPKRLFLVDAYALIFRGYYAFIKNPRINSKGVDTSAILGFMNSLLDVIKRERPDHLAVCFDKGGSADRVEMFEAYKANRDETPEAIRIAVPYIHDILKSMHIPIMEKEGYEADDIIGTLSKQAEKQGYQTFMVTPDKDFAQLVSDNIFMYRPVFGGGYETWGIPEVKDKFEVEDPLQVIDFLGMMGDSSDNIPGLPGVGEKTAKKFLKQFGSMEKLLDSTHELKGKMKEKIEANKELGLMSKKLATIILDVPVEFCETDFEMSEPDIEGVKAIFQELEFRRLIDNFVKTFAPQEDTASADGQTEGKTSSETSSKQTTAGAGQFSLFGDNSNAPTTTTEFTRNTSISTSHFYQSTNSPLAIKLLIKNLMQQTSVCFDTETTSINPLTAELVGIAFSWEVGKGFYVPFPEDRGEAQTLIEQFREFFESDTIEKIGQNLKYDIKVLAKYNIQVKGKLFDTMLAHYLINPDMRHNMDVLAETYLNYTPISIESLIGKKGKNQLSMRQVALDKQTEYAVEDADITLQLKEHFAKELGAANTQALFDDIEVPLLRVLAAMELEGINLDQDFLKQLSEALNKDIADLEQKIYTEAGEEFNIASPKQLGDILFDKLKLVDKPKKTKTGQYATSEDILSYLAKDHEIIQHILDFRGLSKLKSTYVDALPQQVEPSTGRVHTDYMQTVAATGRLSSNNPNLQNIPIRTERGRQVRKAFIPRNEDYTLLAADYSQIELRIIAALSKEETMINAFKHGEDIHASTASKVFNVPIEEVTREQRSNAKTVNFGIIYGVSAFGLSNQTDLSRSEAKELIDTYYATYPKLKSYISEQVDFARDHGYVQTVLGRRRYLKDINSRNAVVRGAAERNAVNAPIQGSAADIIKIAMINIYKKLEEGNYKTKMLLQVHDELVFDVYKPELETIKTLVKTEMESAYTLEVPLDVELDTGDNWLEAH from the coding sequence ATGTCAGCACCTAAACGTCTTTTTTTAGTCGATGCCTACGCCCTTATTTTTAGAGGGTACTATGCTTTTATCAAAAACCCCAGAATCAATTCAAAAGGAGTAGACACCTCTGCAATCCTAGGCTTTATGAATTCCTTATTGGATGTCATCAAACGGGAACGCCCAGACCACTTGGCCGTATGTTTTGATAAAGGTGGTAGTGCCGACCGTGTTGAAATGTTTGAAGCCTACAAAGCTAACCGTGACGAAACTCCTGAAGCCATTAGAATTGCAGTGCCTTATATACATGACATTCTTAAATCCATGCATATTCCCATCATGGAGAAAGAAGGCTATGAAGCCGATGATATTATAGGAACTCTTTCCAAACAAGCCGAAAAACAAGGCTACCAAACGTTTATGGTAACCCCAGATAAAGACTTTGCTCAATTGGTATCGGACAATATTTTTATGTACCGTCCCGTATTTGGCGGCGGTTATGAAACTTGGGGCATCCCTGAGGTAAAGGATAAATTTGAAGTAGAAGACCCGCTTCAGGTCATTGACTTTTTAGGAATGATGGGAGATTCTTCAGACAATATCCCAGGGCTTCCCGGTGTTGGAGAAAAAACAGCCAAGAAGTTTTTAAAACAGTTTGGCAGCATGGAAAAGCTCTTGGACAGCACCCACGAGCTTAAAGGAAAAATGAAGGAAAAAATTGAGGCGAACAAAGAACTGGGCTTAATGTCGAAAAAACTAGCAACCATCATACTGGATGTTCCTGTTGAATTTTGTGAGACCGATTTTGAAATGTCCGAACCCGACATTGAGGGTGTTAAAGCTATTTTCCAAGAACTGGAATTTAGAAGACTTATCGACAATTTTGTAAAGACTTTTGCTCCCCAAGAAGACACCGCTTCTGCTGACGGCCAAACAGAAGGCAAGACTTCCTCTGAAACCTCATCCAAACAAACTACGGCTGGAGCAGGTCAATTTTCTCTTTTTGGTGACAACTCCAATGCTCCTACTACAACCACAGAATTTACTAGAAACACATCAATCTCTACCTCTCACTTTTACCAAAGCACCAATAGTCCTTTGGCCATAAAGTTATTAATCAAAAACTTGATGCAACAAACTTCAGTATGTTTCGATACCGAAACTACCAGCATCAATCCTTTGACGGCAGAGTTGGTGGGAATAGCATTTTCATGGGAAGTAGGTAAAGGCTTTTATGTACCTTTTCCGGAAGACCGAGGTGAAGCCCAAACATTGATTGAACAGTTCCGAGAGTTTTTTGAAAGTGACACTATTGAAAAAATAGGACAGAACCTTAAATACGACATTAAGGTTTTGGCCAAATACAACATACAGGTAAAAGGCAAACTGTTCGATACCATGTTGGCACATTACCTCATCAACCCAGACATGCGTCACAACATGGACGTGTTGGCAGAAACCTATCTTAACTACACCCCTATTTCCATTGAAAGTCTTATAGGAAAAAAGGGAAAGAACCAATTATCCATGCGCCAGGTAGCTTTGGACAAACAAACCGAATATGCTGTAGAAGATGCCGATATTACCCTGCAACTAAAAGAACACTTCGCCAAAGAATTAGGAGCTGCTAACACGCAAGCCCTCTTCGATGACATTGAAGTGCCACTTTTACGAGTTTTGGCCGCCATGGAATTGGAAGGCATTAACCTAGACCAAGATTTTCTGAAGCAACTTTCGGAAGCTCTTAATAAGGACATCGCTGATCTTGAACAAAAAATATACACAGAAGCTGGAGAAGAATTCAACATTGCTTCTCCAAAACAATTGGGAGACATTCTATTTGATAAGTTAAAATTGGTAGACAAACCTAAAAAAACCAAAACAGGTCAGTATGCCACTTCCGAAGATATTTTGTCTTATCTCGCCAAAGACCATGAAATCATTCAACATATTTTGGATTTTCGCGGCCTAAGCAAATTAAAAAGCACCTATGTAGATGCCCTGCCTCAACAGGTAGAACCTTCCACGGGAAGAGTGCATACGGATTATATGCAAACCGTAGCCGCCACTGGACGCTTAAGTAGCAACAACCCCAATCTACAAAACATTCCAATCCGTACCGAGCGCGGAAGGCAGGTTCGAAAAGCCTTTATTCCACGCAATGAAGACTATACCCTTCTGGCTGCTGATTATTCTCAAATAGAATTGCGAATCATTGCGGCTTTAAGCAAAGAAGAAACCATGATCAACGCTTTTAAACATGGTGAAGATATTCACGCTTCCACAGCTTCAAAAGTCTTTAATGTACCTATTGAGGAAGTAACCAGAGAACAACGTAGCAATGCAAAAACTGTCAACTTTGGAATAATTTATGGCGTGTCGGCCTTTGGACTGAGCAACCAAACCGATCTTTCTAGAAGCGAAGCCAAGGAACTTATTGACACCTATTATGCTACCTATCCTAAATTAAAAAGCTACATAAGCGAACAAGTTGATTTTGCTAGGGACCATGGCTATGTACAAACCGTTTTAGGGAGACGCCGCTACCTAAAGGACATCAATTCAAGAAATGCTGTAGTGCGTGGCGCAGCCGAACGTAATGCTGTGAATGCCCCTATACAAGGCAGTGCTGCCGACATTATTAAAATTGCTATGATTAATATTTACAAGAAATTGGAAGAAGGCAATTATAAAACAAAAATGTTGCTACAAGTACATGATGAATTGGTATTTGATGTTTACAAACCAGAATTGGAAACCATTAAAACCTTGGTAAAAACAGAAATGGAAAGTGCCTACACTCTAGAAGTCCCGTTGGATGTAGAGCTGGATACTGGAGATAACTGGCTGGAAGCCCATTAA
- a CDS encoding DUF2723 domain-containing protein, with amino-acid sequence MTHFNFKKWNTILGWITFTIALITYALTIEPTVSFWDAGEYILTSSKLQVGHPPGAPLFQMLGAFFSIFAFEPSQIGMMLNMMSAVSSAFTILFMFWTITLLLKKLVKEDEEGMTQQAAMAILGSSLVGSLAFTFTDSFWFNAVETEVYAMATLIMSVMFWLGLRWEQDMHTPRGNRWLILIAFIIGLSFGVHFMGLLTIPAIGLIYFFKNYKTVTVKNFIIANAVAIAILLFIFKLLAPNIMRAFSASELFFVNTVGLPFNSGSIIAGIVLIALIYFGLKYTRDKGYKHLNTGILCLTFIIIGFSSWLMLPIRANANTIINENNPSSARELLAYYNLEQYPETHLFYGPLFTDQYTGYDENQPFIDDKPKYEKDYEKGKYVVVNNYKNAKQNYNSTQAALLPRMWSTEHAENYMRFTGLLDFKIKPEYQMENEVRALVNDFRRRVAEGQIDYEGYHNFLKQYGQQFLDIEKPSLGKNISYMLEYQLGYMYWRYFMWNFVGKQDDIQGKFDDLHGNWISGIKLIDEIHLGMSQDNLPSDVLNNKGRNTYYFLPFLLGLIGFMFLLNKDKKTFWTMLVFFLFTGLAIQFYTNVRPFEPRERDYSVVGSFYVFAIWIGFGVYAIYDVLKNFSKSKFLAPAITTACLALVPAILAANNWDDHDRSNKRTAHAMAAQYLESCAPNAILFTIGDNDSFPLWYAQEIEGIRTDVRVVNTSLFQTDWYIDQMKRKAYESDPIPSQLTHDKYKYGTRDVILKRRISNDTVSIKDFLNFVTSDSPKAKFKFRLQQEGEDPSYYPENLLNSNYFPTENIRIPVDKEAVLRNGIVKEKDADKIVPYIDVRISSGAIYKNRLMMLDIIANNNWERPIYFTGGAFGDEDYIWMKDYLQLDGLCYKLVPIKTPIDRANPFDMGRVDSDLMYDKVMSWDWGNSGTDIYHDVETRKNGITYRGNLARLIEQLINEKDYERAEKVADLAMEKMPVDIFGYYTLLEPYISAYYEIGKEEKGRKLYKDVSKKYQEKLTYYSGLSVENQTRYLDEIVTDIERYRSLVDILVIYNDKDFAMEETQKFNNYLKLFGHFTDEEPAVETLIEDEDIAVDSIDSILKLEE; translated from the coding sequence ATGACACATTTCAACTTCAAGAAATGGAATACCATCCTAGGATGGATCACTTTTACTATAGCTCTTATTACTTACGCTTTAACCATCGAACCTACTGTAAGCTTTTGGGATGCTGGAGAATACATATTAACCTCTTCAAAACTTCAAGTTGGACACCCGCCGGGAGCCCCGTTATTTCAAATGTTAGGAGCCTTTTTCTCCATATTTGCATTTGAACCTTCTCAGATAGGCATGATGTTAAACATGATGAGCGCCGTATCCAGTGCCTTCACGATTTTATTTATGTTTTGGACCATTACCTTATTATTAAAAAAGTTGGTAAAGGAGGATGAAGAAGGCATGACTCAACAAGCTGCAATGGCCATTTTAGGAAGCAGTTTGGTAGGAAGTCTTGCTTTTACATTCACAGATTCCTTTTGGTTCAATGCTGTGGAAACCGAAGTATATGCCATGGCCACTCTTATTATGTCCGTTATGTTCTGGTTGGGATTACGGTGGGAACAGGATATGCATACTCCTAGAGGAAATCGCTGGCTCATTTTAATTGCTTTTATTATTGGACTTTCCTTTGGTGTTCACTTTATGGGGTTATTGACCATTCCTGCCATTGGTTTGATCTACTTTTTTAAGAACTACAAAACTGTAACAGTTAAGAATTTTATCATTGCCAATGCCGTTGCTATTGCCATTTTATTGTTCATCTTTAAATTATTAGCTCCAAATATCATGAGAGCCTTTAGTGCATCAGAGCTGTTTTTTGTAAACACTGTTGGATTACCATTTAATTCAGGATCTATTATTGCAGGTATAGTATTGATTGCCTTGATTTACTTTGGACTGAAATATACCCGTGACAAAGGCTACAAACATTTAAATACTGGTATTTTATGTCTTACCTTTATAATTATAGGTTTTTCATCTTGGTTAATGCTTCCTATTAGAGCCAATGCCAACACCATTATTAATGAGAATAACCCTTCCAGTGCCCGAGAGCTTTTGGCCTATTATAACCTTGAGCAATATCCGGAAACTCACCTTTTCTATGGACCACTGTTTACAGACCAATATACGGGCTATGACGAAAACCAACCTTTTATTGACGACAAACCAAAATATGAAAAGGACTATGAAAAGGGAAAATACGTTGTTGTAAACAATTACAAAAACGCAAAGCAAAACTACAACTCAACCCAAGCCGCCTTACTGCCAAGAATGTGGAGTACAGAGCATGCCGAAAACTACATGCGCTTTACCGGGCTTTTGGATTTTAAGATAAAGCCAGAGTACCAAATGGAAAATGAGGTGCGCGCCCTGGTTAATGATTTTAGACGTCGGGTGGCAGAAGGTCAAATAGATTATGAAGGCTACCACAATTTCCTAAAACAATACGGACAACAATTCTTGGACATTGAAAAGCCTTCCCTAGGAAAAAACATCAGCTATATGTTGGAATACCAACTTGGGTACATGTATTGGAGATATTTTATGTGGAACTTTGTTGGAAAGCAAGATGATATTCAAGGGAAATTTGATGACCTTCACGGAAATTGGATCAGCGGCATCAAGTTAATTGACGAAATACATTTGGGTATGTCCCAGGACAATCTTCCTAGTGATGTATTGAACAACAAAGGACGCAACACCTATTACTTCCTACCATTTCTTTTAGGGCTTATTGGTTTTATGTTCCTATTGAACAAAGACAAGAAAACCTTCTGGACCATGCTGGTATTCTTCCTGTTTACAGGTTTGGCCATCCAGTTCTACACCAATGTAAGACCATTTGAACCTCGAGAGCGTGATTATTCCGTAGTAGGTTCTTTCTATGTGTTTGCAATTTGGATAGGATTTGGAGTGTATGCAATTTATGATGTTTTGAAAAACTTTAGTAAATCAAAATTTCTAGCTCCCGCCATTACCACCGCTTGCCTTGCACTGGTACCAGCTATTTTGGCTGCCAACAATTGGGATGACCATGATAGATCCAATAAACGTACGGCCCATGCCATGGCGGCGCAATATTTGGAATCCTGTGCGCCTAATGCCATTTTGTTTACCATTGGCGACAATGACAGTTTCCCGCTATGGTATGCCCAGGAAATTGAAGGTATCCGAACAGATGTAAGAGTGGTTAACACCAGTTTGTTCCAAACCGACTGGTATATCGACCAAATGAAACGAAAGGCTTATGAGAGCGATCCAATTCCTTCTCAACTTACGCATGACAAGTATAAATATGGTACAAGAGATGTTATTTTGAAAAGACGAATCTCCAACGACACCGTATCAATAAAAGACTTTTTGAACTTTGTTACAAGCGATAGTCCTAAAGCTAAATTTAAGTTTAGGTTGCAACAAGAAGGTGAAGATCCAAGTTATTACCCAGAAAACTTATTGAATTCAAATTACTTCCCTACAGAAAATATTAGAATTCCGGTAGATAAGGAAGCGGTTTTAAGAAACGGAATCGTAAAGGAAAAAGATGCAGACAAGATTGTACCTTACATTGATGTGCGCATCTCTTCAGGGGCTATCTACAAAAACAGATTGATGATGCTGGATATTATTGCCAACAACAATTGGGAACGCCCTATCTATTTCACGGGCGGCGCTTTTGGAGATGAAGATTATATCTGGATGAAAGATTATCTGCAACTAGATGGTTTATGCTATAAATTAGTACCTATAAAAACACCTATAGACAGAGCAAATCCGTTTGATATGGGTCGTGTAGATAGTGATTTAATGTACGACAAAGTAATGTCTTGGGATTGGGGTAATAGCGGCACCGATATTTATCACGATGTAGAAACTCGTAAAAATGGAATTACTTACCGAGGAAACCTTGCCAGACTCATCGAACAATTAATCAATGAGAAAGACTACGAGCGTGCCGAAAAAGTTGCCGATTTAGCCATGGAAAAAATGCCCGTAGACATCTTTGGATACTATACTTTATTGGAGCCGTACATTAGTGCTTACTATGAAATTGGCAAAGAAGAAAAAGGCCGAAAACTCTACAAGGATGTTTCCAAAAAGTACCAAGAAAAACTCACTTATTACAGTGGCTTGAGTGTAGAAAACCAAACGCGCTATTTGGATGAAATTGTTACAGATATTGAACGTTACAGAAGTTTGGTAGACATCTTGGTAATCTACAACGACAAGGATTTTGCCATGGAAGAAACCCAAAAATTCAACAATTATCTGAAACTCTTTGGGCATTTTACCGATGAAGAACCAGCTGTAGAAACCTTGATTGAAGATGAGGATATTGCTGTAGATAGCATAGACAGCATTTTAAAATTGGAAGAATAA
- a CDS encoding aldehyde dehydrogenase family protein, with the protein MSQNIINKYKPLFEKQNANQFHIGNTNYKTRIQKLKKLQNALEYTYREAIQKALYNDFKKPFAETDLTEIYPVVSEIKFACKHLKQWLKPQKVETPMALLGTSSWYQHEPKGVCLIMAPWNFPLNLTFGPLVSAIAAGNTVVLKPSEMTPHISQVMEAIIADLFLEEEVALVQGDVEVSQELLKLPFNHIFFTGSPGVGKLVMKAASEHLTSVTLELGGKSPTIIDDTANLKLAAKRIAWGKFINNGQICLSPDYVLVKESVKAAFIEALKLQLESFYTKNPQESSAYCRVVNGKHFERLVGHLEEAKSLKATFDIGGEAIKEDCYIAPTVVSNLPDEASLLQEEIFGPILPIKTYNTVEDILEYVNAKSKPLALYIYSKNQRFTDQVLKNTRAGSTAINTNVLQYSNHYLPFGGSNTSGIGKSHGYFGFQEFSNQRAVLKQHTAGAIELLFPPYTSFKQKLINMTIKWF; encoded by the coding sequence ATGTCACAAAACATAATCAACAAGTACAAGCCCTTGTTTGAGAAGCAAAATGCAAATCAATTCCACATAGGAAATACCAATTACAAAACCCGAATTCAAAAACTGAAAAAGCTACAGAACGCTCTTGAGTATACCTACAGAGAAGCTATTCAAAAGGCTTTGTACAATGATTTTAAAAAGCCCTTTGCTGAAACCGATCTTACAGAAATCTATCCAGTGGTAAGTGAAATTAAGTTTGCTTGCAAGCATTTAAAACAGTGGCTCAAACCTCAAAAAGTGGAAACACCAATGGCTTTGTTGGGGACGTCCTCATGGTACCAACATGAACCAAAAGGTGTCTGTTTGATTATGGCGCCTTGGAACTTCCCTTTGAATCTTACGTTTGGGCCGTTGGTATCCGCTATTGCAGCGGGGAATACGGTGGTTTTAAAACCTTCGGAAATGACACCGCATATTTCGCAAGTGATGGAAGCGATTATTGCAGATTTATTTTTGGAGGAAGAAGTTGCTTTAGTGCAGGGAGATGTTGAAGTGTCTCAGGAATTACTAAAATTACCATTCAACCATATCTTTTTTACGGGGTCACCGGGGGTAGGAAAGTTGGTCATGAAAGCTGCTTCAGAACATTTAACGTCGGTTACCTTGGAATTGGGAGGGAAATCGCCCACAATTATTGATGACACGGCCAACCTAAAACTGGCAGCCAAAAGGATTGCTTGGGGAAAGTTCATTAACAACGGACAAATTTGTTTATCGCCAGATTATGTTTTGGTCAAAGAATCGGTAAAAGCTGCTTTTATTGAGGCCTTAAAACTCCAATTGGAATCATTTTATACAAAGAATCCACAGGAATCATCGGCTTATTGTAGAGTGGTGAACGGAAAACATTTTGAAAGGTTGGTTGGGCATTTGGAAGAAGCTAAGAGTCTTAAGGCTACGTTTGATATTGGTGGAGAAGCTATAAAGGAAGATTGCTATATCGCCCCCACGGTGGTTAGCAACTTGCCGGACGAGGCTAGTCTGTTGCAGGAAGAGATTTTTGGTCCTATTTTGCCTATTAAAACCTATAATACGGTTGAGGATATTTTGGAATATGTCAATGCTAAATCCAAACCTTTGGCGCTGTATATCTACAGTAAAAACCAACGCTTTACTGACCAAGTTTTAAAGAATACCAGAGCAGGAAGTACGGCCATTAATACCAATGTGCTGCAATATTCCAACCATTATTTGCCGTTTGGAGGGAGTAACACCAGTGGCATTGGTAAAAGTCATGGGTATTTTGGGTTTCAGGAGTTTTCAAATCAGCGGGCGGTTTTAAAACAGCATACTGCAGGAGCCATAGAACTGTTGTTTCCTCCGTATACATCCTTTAAGCAGAAATTAATCAATATGACCATTAAGTGGTTTTAA